In Bacteroidales bacterium, a genomic segment contains:
- a CDS encoding GNAT family N-acetyltransferase, whose translation MPVTIKEVLTKKELRTFIYLPEKIHSNHKTWVYPLYFDEWDFYNPAKNRFFSACDTILCLAYRNDEPVGRIMGIINHKYNKIHNENYGRFFALECYNDVEIASALITKIEDWCRERGMEKVIGPFGFSDKDPQGFMVEGFDEPVVIATNYSLDYMPELMQQCGYVKDIDCVDYIIPVPKEIPVFYKSIYKRSLDNNNFKLKEFKSRITLRPYIRPVFELINQTYAPIYGFSPLSDKEIDYFANRYIAIINPRFVKIIYNEKDELIAFALAMPEISIGIRKAKGKLFPAGFIKIVRESFRTKYLTMLLGAIREDYRNNGIDALLGFKMLESAQKQKFELIDSHLVLETNTKMRAEYEKLGGQVKKRYRIYGKMLQK comes from the coding sequence ATGCCAGTTACAATTAAAGAAGTCCTGACAAAAAAGGAACTTCGGACTTTTATCTACCTGCCGGAAAAGATACATTCGAATCACAAGACCTGGGTATATCCTTTGTATTTTGATGAATGGGATTTTTACAATCCCGCCAAAAACCGTTTTTTCAGCGCTTGTGATACAATCCTCTGCCTTGCATACCGGAATGACGAGCCGGTAGGGCGCATTATGGGAATTATCAACCATAAATACAATAAAATTCATAACGAGAATTACGGACGCTTTTTTGCACTTGAGTGTTATAATGATGTTGAAATCGCTTCAGCGCTTATTACTAAAATTGAGGATTGGTGCAGAGAAAGGGGCATGGAAAAGGTAATCGGCCCATTCGGCTTTTCGGATAAAGATCCGCAGGGCTTTATGGTAGAAGGTTTTGATGAACCGGTAGTGATAGCCACGAATTACAGTCTTGATTACATGCCTGAACTGATGCAACAGTGCGGATATGTGAAAGATATCGACTGCGTAGATTACATTATTCCGGTGCCTAAAGAGATCCCTGTTTTTTACAAGTCAATTTATAAGCGTTCACTTGACAATAATAACTTCAAGCTCAAAGAATTCAAAAGCCGCATTACGTTAAGGCCATATATAAGGCCGGTTTTTGAGCTGATCAACCAGACCTATGCGCCCATCTATGGTTTTAGTCCTTTGTCGGACAAAGAAATCGATTATTTTGCAAACCGTTATATAGCCATTATCAATCCCCGGTTCGTTAAAATAATATATAATGAAAAGGATGAACTCATTGCCTTTGCCCTGGCAATGCCTGAAATAAGTATCGGGATACGAAAGGCCAAAGGAAAACTATTTCCTGCAGGATTCATTAAGATTGTCCGTGAATCATTCCGCACGAAATACCTGACCATGTTGTTAGGAGCTATTCGCGAAGATTACAGGAACAATGGCATTGACGCACTCCTGGGATTTAAAATGCTTGAATCGGCACAGAAACAGAAGTTCGAACTGATCGACAGCCACCTGGTCCTTGAAACCAATACGAAAATGAGGGCTGAATACGAAAAGCTGGGTGGCCAGGTAAAGAAAAGATACCGTATTTACGGAAAAATGCTTCAGAAATAA
- the argS gene encoding arginine--tRNA ligase — protein MNLYLCHNIIKMLVIEDILSAQIKNAVLYLYGTDCLSSQIQLQKTRKEFEGDITLVVFPLLKVSKKSPDITASEIGTYINEHCQEIIKFNVVKGFLNMVVSSRYYLDFLNEMGVKPGFGFSPVQENSPSIMVEYSSPNTNKPLHLGHIRNNLLGYAVSNILHASGKRVFKTNLVNDRGIHICKSMLAWQKWGNGETPETSGKKGDHLVGDYYVRFDKEYKKQISELVAGGMKPEEAEKKAALILDAQEMLRKWEAGDKEVHELWEMMNNWVYKGFNETYKRLGVSFDKIYYESETWVHGKKAVLDGLEKGVFVKHDDGSVWADLRDKGLDEKVLLRSDGTSVYMTQDIGTAQVRQQEYKPGRMVYVVGNEQNYHFKVLSIVLDMLGFPWAKSLYHLSYGMVELPEGKMKSREGTVVDADDLMDEMTGTAREMSKELGKLEGLNETEKEDIFRMIGLSALKYYMLKVDPVKNMLFDPRESIDFDGNTGPFIQYTYTRIRSVFRKASEMGLEIPVSCKPDLELNPKEKSLLRYIHDFPAIVVDAGDTFNPSLIANFIYDLVKEYNQFYHDYSILKEENRDTRDMRLVLSAVVADIVKRAMELLGIEMPERM, from the coding sequence ATGAATTTATATTTGTGCCACAATATAATAAAAATGCTGGTTATAGAAGATATATTATCTGCGCAAATAAAGAATGCCGTTCTGTATCTGTATGGTACTGATTGCCTTTCTTCACAAATTCAATTGCAAAAAACAAGAAAAGAATTCGAAGGGGATATTACGCTTGTTGTTTTTCCTTTGCTTAAGGTATCTAAAAAGTCACCGGATATTACAGCTTCTGAAATTGGCACATACATTAACGAACATTGCCAGGAGATTATAAAATTCAATGTGGTCAAAGGATTCCTGAACATGGTTGTAAGCAGCAGGTACTACCTTGACTTTCTGAATGAAATGGGTGTTAAACCCGGCTTTGGTTTTTCACCGGTTCAGGAGAATTCTCCTTCGATCATGGTGGAGTATTCTTCCCCAAATACCAACAAGCCTCTGCATTTGGGCCATATAAGAAATAACCTCCTTGGATATGCGGTGAGCAACATATTGCACGCATCGGGTAAACGTGTTTTTAAAACCAACCTTGTAAACGACAGGGGGATTCATATTTGCAAGTCAATGCTGGCCTGGCAAAAGTGGGGTAACGGCGAAACTCCCGAAACATCAGGCAAAAAGGGCGACCACCTGGTTGGCGATTATTATGTAAGATTTGATAAGGAATATAAAAAGCAGATCAGTGAGCTTGTTGCTGGAGGCATGAAACCTGAAGAAGCCGAAAAGAAGGCCGCACTGATACTCGATGCCCAGGAAATGCTCAGAAAGTGGGAGGCTGGCGACAAAGAAGTCCATGAGTTATGGGAGATGATGAACAACTGGGTTTATAAAGGCTTCAATGAAACGTACAAGAGACTCGGCGTAAGTTTTGATAAAATATATTATGAGTCGGAAACCTGGGTTCACGGTAAAAAGGCCGTTCTTGACGGATTAGAAAAAGGTGTTTTTGTAAAACATGACGATGGATCGGTGTGGGCTGATCTCAGGGATAAAGGACTTGATGAAAAAGTATTGCTCAGGTCAGACGGAACTTCGGTTTATATGACCCAGGATATTGGAACTGCACAGGTTCGCCAGCAGGAATACAAACCCGGCAGAATGGTCTATGTTGTGGGAAACGAACAGAATTATCATTTTAAGGTATTGTCTATTGTGCTTGACATGCTTGGCTTCCCGTGGGCCAAATCGCTGTATCACCTTTCGTATGGCATGGTAGAGCTTCCCGAGGGTAAAATGAAATCGCGTGAAGGAACTGTTGTGGATGCGGATGACCTGATGGACGAAATGACTGGCACAGCAAGGGAAATGTCGAAAGAACTCGGTAAACTCGAGGGCCTTAACGAAACGGAAAAAGAAGATATTTTCAGAATGATCGGGCTGAGTGCACTGAAGTACTATATGCTGAAGGTTGACCCGGTAAAGAATATGCTTTTTGATCCCAGGGAATCCATTGATTTTGATGGGAATACAGGCCCCTTTATACAATATACCTATACAAGAATACGATCGGTTTTCAGAAAAGCATCTGAAATGGGTCTTGAAATTCCGGTGAGTTGTAAACCGGATCTTGAACTGAATCCAAAGGAGAAGAGCCTACTCAGGTACATTCATGATTTCCCGGCTATAGTTGTTGATGCAGGCGATACATTCAATCCCTCGCTGATCGCAAACTTTATATATGACCTGGTGAAGGAATACAACCAGTTCTACCATGATTATTCGATTCTTAAAGAGGAAAACAGGGATACCAGGGATATGCGGCTTGTATTGTCAGCAGTTGTTGCCGACATCGTAAAAAGAGCGATGGAATTGCTGGGTATTGAAATGCCCGAGAGAATGTAG
- the folD gene encoding bifunctional methylenetetrahydrofolate dehydrogenase/methenyltetrahydrofolate cyclohydrolase FolD: MQLIDGKKIASDIKAEIAAEVIRLKEQGLKTPHLAAVLVGHDGASETYVAGKVKSCAEVGFKSTLIRYEEDVTEEKLLETVHKLNDDADIDGFIVQLPLPKHISEQKVIEAIDPKKDVDGFHPVNVGRMILGLPCFVSATPAGIMDLIERYNIPTSGKNCVVVGRSNIVGKPVSILMSLKAYPGDATVTMCHSRTKNLDNIIRQADIIIAALGKAEFVRADMVKEGAVVIDVGITRVPSDKTKSGWKLIGDVKFDEVAPKCSFITPVPGGVGVMTVVSLLKNTLKAAKKEIYG, translated from the coding sequence ATGCAACTCATCGACGGAAAAAAAATCGCATCCGACATCAAAGCGGAAATTGCTGCCGAAGTCATAAGACTTAAAGAACAGGGACTCAAAACACCGCATCTTGCAGCAGTGCTGGTTGGCCATGACGGTGCAAGTGAAACTTATGTGGCCGGTAAGGTCAAATCCTGTGCTGAAGTGGGTTTTAAGTCAACCCTCATTCGTTATGAAGAGGATGTGACCGAGGAAAAGTTGCTTGAGACCGTTCACAAATTGAATGATGATGCGGATATTGATGGTTTCATTGTGCAACTGCCTCTTCCGAAACATATTTCCGAGCAGAAGGTAATTGAAGCCATTGATCCGAAAAAAGATGTTGATGGTTTTCATCCAGTCAATGTAGGCCGTATGATTCTTGGTCTTCCATGTTTCGTTTCTGCAACTCCTGCAGGGATCATGGACCTGATTGAACGCTATAACATACCCACATCCGGTAAAAATTGCGTCGTGGTAGGAAGGAGTAACATTGTCGGGAAACCTGTAAGTATACTTATGTCCCTTAAAGCCTATCCCGGCGATGCCACGGTAACCATGTGCCATAGCCGGACAAAAAACCTTGACAATATAATCCGCCAGGCGGATATAATTATTGCGGCACTTGGCAAAGCCGAATTTGTAAGAGCCGATATGGTTAAAGAAGGAGCCGTTGTAATTGACGTAGGCATTACGCGGGTTCCTTCAGATAAAACCAAATCGGGATGGAAGCTTATCGGGGATGTTAAATTTGATGAAGTGGCTCCTAAATGCAGTTTCATAACGCCGGTTCCGGGTGGAGTAGGGGTTATGACTGTTGTTTCATTGTTGAAAAATACACTCAAAGCTGCGAAAAAGGAAATTTACGGCTAA
- the ffh gene encoding signal recognition particle protein: protein MFDNLSDRLERSFKILKGEGRITEINVAETLKEIRRALLDADVNYKIAKTFTDNVKQQALGQKILTSVKPGQMMVKIVHDELTSLMGGANEDINMKGNPAVILIAGLQGSGKTTFSAKLASHLKHKRGKNPIMIAGDVYRPAAIEQLKVLGQQVSVPVYTEEGNQDPVKIALAGVKEAKRLGYDLVIIDTAGRLAIDEQMMNEIASVKKNVDPQEILFVVDSMTGQDAVNTAKEFNNRLDFDGVVLTKLDGDTRGGAALSIRSVVDKPIKFVSAGEKLESIELFHPQRMADRILGMGDIVTLVEKAQEQFDVEEARKIQKKIAKDQFTFTDFLSQIQQIKKMGNIKELASMIPGVGKALKNLDMDDDAFKGIEAIIYSMTQVERNNPEILNGTRRKRIADGSGTSIQEVNRLVKQFDETRKLMKMITTNKNPMRMMGNMPGLRGK from the coding sequence ATGTTCGACAATTTATCCGACCGGCTGGAACGGTCATTTAAGATACTAAAAGGTGAAGGAAGAATCACCGAGATCAATGTTGCTGAAACGCTGAAAGAAATCCGGCGTGCACTTCTTGATGCCGATGTAAACTATAAGATTGCCAAGACATTTACCGATAATGTTAAGCAACAGGCGCTGGGACAAAAGATTCTGACTTCGGTTAAGCCGGGGCAGATGATGGTAAAAATCGTTCATGATGAGCTCACGAGCCTGATGGGCGGTGCAAACGAAGACATCAACATGAAGGGCAATCCTGCAGTCATACTGATTGCAGGTCTCCAGGGTTCCGGTAAAACCACTTTCTCGGCTAAACTGGCGAGTCATCTTAAACATAAGCGGGGCAAAAACCCCATAATGATTGCCGGTGACGTATATCGTCCTGCTGCCATTGAACAGTTGAAAGTATTGGGACAGCAGGTTTCTGTTCCTGTATACACTGAAGAAGGCAACCAGGATCCGGTTAAAATTGCGCTGGCCGGTGTTAAAGAAGCAAAAAGGCTTGGGTATGATCTTGTAATCATTGATACGGCAGGACGACTGGCCATCGATGAGCAGATGATGAACGAGATTGCATCGGTGAAAAAAAATGTGGATCCGCAGGAAATCCTGTTTGTTGTTGATTCCATGACCGGTCAGGATGCTGTGAACACAGCGAAGGAATTCAATAACCGGCTCGATTTCGATGGAGTGGTTCTTACAAAGCTTGATGGCGATACCCGTGGCGGTGCCGCACTTTCCATCCGCTCAGTGGTTGATAAGCCTATTAAATTCGTAAGTGCCGGGGAAAAACTCGAGTCAATAGAACTGTTCCATCCCCAACGTATGGCAGACAGGATACTGGGCATGGGGGATATTGTGACCCTTGTGGAAAAAGCCCAGGAACAGTTTGATGTGGAAGAAGCCCGGAAAATTCAGAAAAAAATTGCAAAAGACCAGTTCACCTTTACTGATTTTCTCAGCCAGATTCAGCAGATAAAAAAGATGGGAAATATAAAGGAACTGGCCAGCATGATTCCAGGAGTAGGAAAGGCTTTGAAAAACCTGGATATGGATGATGATGCCTTTAAGGGAATTGAGGCCATCATTTATTCAATGACACAGGTAGAAAGGAATAATCCTGAGATTCTTAACGGTACCAGACGGAAAAGAATTGCTGACGGAAGCGGAACCAGCATTCAGGAAGTGAACCGCCTGGTGAAACAGTTCGATGAAACACGAAAACTGATGAAGATGATCACAACAAATAAAAATCCGATGCGCATGATGGGCAATATGCCCGGACTCCGCGGAAAATAA
- a CDS encoding aminoacyl-histidine dipeptidase, whose amino-acid sequence MSQLNALQPESVWKYFDEITKIPRPSGKEEKMIEYVTGFATKHNLEYKKDDLGNVVIKKPASPGFENRSSVCLQSHLDMVCEKNSDSNHNFETDPIETLVDGDWLKANGTTLGADNGIGIAAQLALLSDDSIQHGPVECLFTIDEERGLNGAKGLSEGFITSKILINLDSEDEGELFIGCAGGMNTIATIKYNVRRTPEKSVAFKIQVSGLQGGHSGTDIHKNRGNSIKILNQFLWESRNRFGARLSVFEGGNLRNAIPREAYAVITVPEDYKDVFTGYFHDYGRILKREYMVDEPNIKITMDPAILPEKVLKKKVMEKLLNSLYACPHGVVSWSRVMENLVETSTNLASVKFEGMNRIVIGTSQRSSVNSARMQIANTVRSTFKLAGAQVEQTDGYPGWNPNPDSAILKITETSYKKLFNVNPAVKAIHAGLECGLFLEKYPYLDMISFGPTIVDPHSPSERISISTTEKFWLLLLDVLKNVKTEN is encoded by the coding sequence ATGAGTCAACTTAACGCCCTTCAACCGGAATCAGTGTGGAAATATTTCGATGAAATAACCAAAATTCCCCGTCCTTCAGGCAAAGAAGAAAAAATGATTGAATATGTGACAGGATTTGCCACAAAGCATAATCTTGAATACAAAAAAGATGATCTTGGGAATGTAGTGATCAAAAAACCAGCCTCACCCGGTTTTGAAAACCGTTCATCGGTTTGCCTGCAGAGCCATCTCGATATGGTATGCGAGAAAAACAGCGACAGCAACCATAATTTTGAAACAGACCCGATTGAAACACTGGTTGACGGTGACTGGCTTAAGGCAAACGGCACAACACTGGGTGCTGACAACGGCATAGGAATTGCCGCCCAGCTTGCTTTACTTTCTGATGACTCTATTCAGCACGGACCGGTTGAATGCCTTTTCACTATAGACGAAGAAAGAGGACTTAACGGCGCCAAGGGATTATCTGAAGGTTTTATTACTAGTAAAATTTTAATAAACCTCGACTCAGAGGATGAAGGCGAACTTTTTATCGGGTGCGCGGGTGGAATGAATACAATAGCCACCATTAAATATAATGTAAGAAGAACACCTGAGAAGTCGGTTGCTTTTAAAATCCAGGTTTCCGGACTTCAGGGTGGCCATTCGGGAACCGATATCCATAAAAACAGGGGAAATTCGATTAAAATTCTGAACCAGTTCCTGTGGGAGTCAAGGAACAGGTTCGGCGCAAGGCTTTCGGTTTTTGAAGGTGGCAACCTCCGGAACGCCATACCCCGTGAAGCCTATGCGGTTATTACCGTTCCTGAGGATTATAAAGATGTTTTTACCGGATATTTCCATGATTATGGACGGATTCTGAAAAGGGAATACATGGTTGATGAGCCAAACATTAAGATCACAATGGATCCGGCTATACTTCCCGAAAAAGTGCTGAAGAAAAAAGTAATGGAGAAACTTCTTAACTCGCTTTATGCTTGTCCTCACGGAGTGGTTTCATGGAGCAGGGTAATGGAAAATCTGGTTGAAACATCAACCAACCTGGCTTCTGTTAAATTCGAAGGAATGAACCGGATTGTCATCGGCACGAGTCAGCGTAGTTCGGTTAATTCTGCCCGTATGCAAATCGCCAATACAGTGAGAAGTACTTTTAAACTGGCCGGTGCACAGGTTGAACAAACTGACGGATACCCCGGATGGAACCCCAATCCTGATTCAGCAATTCTTAAAATAACTGAAACCAGTTATAAAAAGCTATTCAATGTAAATCCGGCAGTAAAAGCTATTCATGCCGGTCTGGAATGCGGTTTGTTCCTTGAAAAATATCCTTACCTGGATATGATTTCATTTGGTCCGACCATTGTAGATCCTCATTCGCCTTCAGAAAGAATAAGTATTTCAACAACCGAAAAG
- a CDS encoding SLC13 family permease: MITFDLVLVFVVLLFILISLYWNLLGTSFTFLVGVITLGIFGVLTPSEIISGFGNEQVAVVILMLLFSDVIKKTDIIEFSFDRLFRKVRTYRGFIGRMVLAVSGFSMFLNNTPLVAVMMPYVNSWTRRNNFAPSKFLIPLSYASILGGSATLIGTSTNLIVNSMVIDQKIMPGLKALNLFEFAWVGIPMMILGWLYLVLFGNKLLPSRKTYEDDLTSGREYVVEAKVKVRSHLIGKSVNESGLLDIKGLALTAVIRKSITIIEVPGDVILDQGDVLVFKGETHNIADLLSAKSGLVLPEVGMLSRLSRANVNEVVVSQNSSLINKSVRDSDFRGKYDAAIIAVHRNGERIEGKPGGVVLKAGDVLLLFAGENFLSRSKDSFDFYFITRVTEYLNLEWYKTLILLGGITGVITLAALNVISLFMGLIIMILISMLLKVTNPKEIPNTIDYNLALVIVMSLALGTAMIKSGAADLVANLVISAFLPFGKIGVLLGIYAITALLAAYITTKAAVAIVFPIALTVAQLLDVTGTPFVLAVAYASACTFMTPHGYVTNLMVYGPGGYSFRDFMKIGLPLTLVYMIVAVVILSLVYF; this comes from the coding sequence ATGATCACATTTGACCTTGTATTGGTATTTGTAGTGCTATTGTTTATTCTGATTTCTTTATATTGGAATTTACTGGGTACTTCATTTACTTTTCTGGTAGGAGTTATAACGCTGGGCATTTTTGGAGTGCTTACACCTTCCGAAATTATAAGTGGTTTCGGAAATGAACAGGTGGCGGTGGTAATCCTTATGCTCCTCTTCAGCGATGTGATTAAAAAAACGGATATCATTGAATTTTCATTTGATCGTTTGTTCAGGAAAGTAAGGACCTACAGGGGTTTTATAGGTCGCATGGTGCTCGCGGTTTCCGGTTTTTCAATGTTTCTGAACAACACCCCGCTTGTGGCTGTCATGATGCCTTATGTGAACAGCTGGACACGCAGAAATAACTTTGCTCCTTCCAAATTTCTGATTCCATTATCATATGCTTCAATCCTGGGTGGATCGGCTACTTTGATCGGTACGTCAACAAACCTGATTGTGAACAGCATGGTTATTGACCAGAAGATCATGCCGGGTCTGAAAGCCCTTAATCTTTTTGAATTTGCATGGGTTGGAATACCGATGATGATCCTGGGTTGGCTTTATCTTGTTTTATTTGGCAACAAACTATTGCCTTCACGCAAAACCTATGAGGATGACCTTACTTCAGGGAGAGAATATGTGGTTGAAGCTAAAGTAAAGGTTCGTTCCCATCTGATTGGCAAATCAGTGAATGAGTCGGGTTTACTTGACATAAAAGGACTCGCTCTTACGGCAGTTATCAGGAAATCAATTACAATAATAGAGGTACCCGGTGATGTGATCCTCGACCAGGGCGATGTACTTGTTTTCAAAGGTGAAACGCACAATATAGCCGACCTTCTGAGCGCCAAATCGGGTTTGGTACTTCCTGAAGTCGGTATGCTGAGCCGTCTCAGTCGTGCCAATGTTAACGAGGTAGTTGTTTCGCAGAATTCATCTCTTATCAATAAATCAGTCCGTGATTCAGATTTCAGGGGCAAGTATGACGCTGCAATTATAGCTGTTCACAGGAATGGTGAACGCATAGAAGGCAAACCGGGCGGGGTGGTGCTTAAAGCCGGCGATGTACTGCTCTTGTTTGCAGGAGAGAATTTTCTGAGCCGTTCAAAAGATTCATTTGATTTCTATTTCATCACAAGGGTAACTGAATATCTCAACCTTGAATGGTATAAAACCCTTATCCTTTTAGGGGGAATAACCGGTGTGATAACCCTGGCTGCCCTGAATGTGATCTCACTGTTCATGGGACTGATCATCATGATCCTGATATCCATGCTGCTCAAAGTCACCAATCCCAAGGAAATTCCCAACACTATCGATTATAACCTCGCGCTTGTAATTGTAATGTCTCTTGCCCTGGGAACGGCCATGATAAAATCGGGTGCTGCCGATCTTGTTGCCAACCTTGTGATTTCAGCCTTTCTGCCTTTCGGTAAAATAGGTGTTCTTCTCGGAATTTATGCCATTACTGCATTACTGGCAGCGTATATTACAACAAAGGCCGCTGTAGCGATCGTTTTCCCCATAGCACTTACAGTTGCACAGTTACTCGACGTAACCGGAACACCCTTTGTGCTTGCAGTGGCATATGCTTCGGCCTGCACTTTTATGACACCTCATGGCTACGTAACCAACCTCATGGTTTATGGTCCCGGCGGGTATTCATTCAGGGATTTTATGAAAATAGGACTGCCACTCACGCTGGTCTATATGATCGTGGCAGTTGTTATTCTTTCCCTTGTTTATTTCTGA